One Canis lupus baileyi chromosome 1, mCanLup2.hap1, whole genome shotgun sequence genomic window, TGTGGGAGAAGTCAATGAGTTGATCTATGGGTGTTTCTTGAACCAGTGCCTCGGCACTGGTTTGTGCTGACTTAATGAgtcttttctcccccccccccccagaacaTTTCTCCAGAGGAACTAAAAACAGAGTTGCCAGAGAGACAGCCCAGGTAccctgggggaaggaagggggagggtcAGGCCTGGGAGAGGGGGTGGTGACGAAGGAACAGACTGAGGGACCCTTCAGATTCCAGCCTTAATAACAGGCTCTGATCTGGGATTGAGGCCATGAATTCACACCCTAGGACTTTTTGTTTGTATACTAatattgcagaattttttttttttttacattttatttatttattcatgaaagacacatagacagagacatgggcagagggagaagcctatgtctccttctgcctccctctccctccctatagggagcctgatatgggactcgatcccaggactccgggatcacaatctgagccaaaggcagacgctcaacactgagccacccaggcgtccctttattGCAGAATCTTACACTGATAGTCACATATGATATTAgaccttgctctttttttttttttttttgtacaaactGTGTTTGGTTTTGGTCTCATGATTGCACTTACTTcattaaacaaaaaatgaaattttcctcATTTCAATGCTTGAGAATCTCTGGGTAGCAGAGGAGTCACTTGACCTTTAACGATTGGGGAGAATTCTGTGTGAAGCCACCTAAGTCTGGTGCTTTCTGTAGGAGGTGCTCTTTGACACGCCTATGAAATCTAGTCTGTGTAGATTTTTCATCGCCACTGGGGTGAATTTTGGGCTCCCCAGGATTTTGACCCTCACTCTCAGGCTCTAGATCTCAGCTGGGATCAGCTCCCCAGCTGTCTGACAAGTGTGGTCACACTGGGCCCTGTACACAGAAGGGAGTCTCGAACACAGGGCTTACTGCTCTGCAGCTGCCTgccatctggattttttttaaatagtttttttaaagatttatttacttatttatgatagacatagagagagagaaaggcagagacaaaggaggagggagaagcaggctccatgctggaagcctgacgtgggacttgatcccgggactccaggatcgcgccctgggccaaaggcaggtgccaaaccgctgagccacccagggatcccccttaaaaTAGTTTaatctttgaatttgtgttttgtgTCAAGTCTGATGGGATAGTGGAGCCTGTGCTGGGGACTTGGAGCCTCCTTCAGCTCCCACGTGGTCCCTCCTTTAGAAGGACAAGTAGCAAATTTAGTAAGACCACGACCAGTCTGGAGACTGCAGAGGAAAGGGAACAGCTCTTCTCTTGCCTTTTGAACACGAGGCCCCacgttttcattttgcactgggcttGGCAAATTGTGGAGCCAGCTCTGGTCTCAGGCCAGAGGTCTAGAGCTCTGGACATTACAGCATGGTGCTTGAGCCCCTACAGTCTGGCACTGAATTCCCTGGGCTAAAATCTTCCCTCTATCCACAGAACCTTGGCTAAGTgactctgggcctctgttttcccatctgtagtATGGGGATAATAAGGGCACTTATGTCAGAGGGTTATTATGAATCAAACAGGCAcctgtgattattatttttcatcattttgaggCCAGTATCCTGGGTTTCATTTGTTAACCTTAGCTTCTTAGACTCAGGCAAGATTTCAAGATTGTGAACTCAGGTAATGGGTATTGGGCCTCGGGCTCCAGGCAAAAGTACTGAATTTGAATTCCCTTTCACTGGTGCAGGTTCGTGGTTTACAGCTACAAGTATGTGCACGAGGATGGTCGAGTGTCCTACCCTCTATGCTTTATCTTCTCCAGTCCTGTGGGTGAGGCACAGCTCTCTACCTGTCCCCACAAGAGGGTCTGAGAGTCTGTGCGTGGGGTGTGTGAGAACATATACGTGGGTGCAGGTGTGTGTGACTGGTGACTGTGTGAGTGTATGgcacatggtgtgtgtgtgtgtgtggtgtgagtgCTGGGAGGGTAgtggggtggaggcaggggtTCAGATTTCTTAAGAGCCCACAGGTCCTCCTTAGTCCCAAGGTGTATAAGCAAGTTAACCCCTCCCTTTTACTTAGAATCTAACTCCTGTGTGGCCTCTCAGCCATCTCCAGGGACCCTCAGAATAACAAGCCCCCCAAACAAAGCCCCCAGAATCTGGGTATAGCTTCAAGAGAACACCTTAGAACAACTCCCAGGACCCTCGGAAAACTTAAAGGCCTGCATGACATTACTAGGGCCTTAGTGATAACCAGGGTCCCCCAATTatgctcttttctcttctccacacAGGTTGCAAGCCTGAACAGCAGATGATGTATGCAGGGAGTAAGAATAGACTGGTGCAGACTGCAGAGCTCACAAAGGtctgggcctggggctgaggcTCCCCAGTGCTAGGGACGAGGAGGGGGAAAGTCTGGGCTTGTGGGTCTGAAGGAGGATGGGCTGAGGGTCTGGGCACCCGTtctgaggggaggagggagctaGAGCTCACTCCTTCAGTTCCTGAGTGGGTCTTAATGCAGAGGCCTCTCCTTGCCCAGGTGTTTGAAATCCGCACCACAGAAGACCTCACCGAGGCCTGGCTCCAAGAGAAGTTGTCCTTCTTTCGTTGACCTCTGGGCTGGGGAACGGAATTCCTGATGTCCCTGAAGAAACTGGGGACTGGGACCCCAAGAACTGGAACTCTGAGACCCTAAGGAAATTAAAATGCAGGAACACTCTCAGCTCTGGTTCTGTATCTAGTTGTGAGCGCTAGCCGGCAGTCCCTGCAGTACCGGCCTTCGGCCAGCAGAGGGCAGGCAGACCAAATGGATGCCCGCTGAGTcccaggaggaaagggagggggatACCTGTTTCTCGGAAAGAAGGCGAGGGGCCTGTAGGGTTTCCTGGGGAGGAgttggtgggaggtgggggagggggctgggttTCCTGGAGGAATTGGGGAATATTGAGCTCCGGAGGAGGCCACTCCGAGGGGAATAAAGACACCTGGGTTCCTGAGAGTGAAGGAGATAGAGCACctgtttcccctcctccccactccccaccccagctctagGAACTAGCAGGCGTTAGCTGGCACTGAAAACTGTTCTCAGTGAGCCCCCAGGTAGGAAGAATTTGAAGGATCAAACATAATTGCATAAGGGAGTTGCTGGGGTGGGTGGTTTGTGTGGTTAGGGAGGACTGAGGGCCCAAGGCTGGGGAAGGTGAGAGGATCCTGGGCTCTCAGTGGACCCCTGAGGGGAATGAGGTTGAAGGGCAGGAAAGGGACACCCTGCCCGCCCCACCCCAgagattcttctttcttctggcaTCTCTGGGCTTTTGACTCTCTCAGGTTCTCTATCTTGTGTCTGAgggacatttattgagcactcacaGTGTACCAGACAGAATTCTGAGATGGGCAGGTCTTCACAGAGATAAATCACTCTTTCTCTGAGCTTCTCCTCCCggtctctgttcctctctctgtccccagaTCCAAGGACCTGGGagctcccccctccaccccttttCAGGTTCCCTGTTGAGAGGTGTTCGTTGCCATGGTAACAATGACACAATGACCTTgggcctgggctgcccctcccccagccctgtcATTCCTGAGGGGAGGGTCCACGAGCCCAGCTCCAACCCCTCCCCAGCTTTCCTGGCCAGAACAAACCATCCACTCTACCCATCCTTTGCCCCCTTGCCCCATGCCAGGATAAGCCCTTTGCAGAGAGAAATCGCGCACACACAAGCCCCCCCACTCCGGTATTTGTGGGGCGCCGGATTTGAGCTCCTGACACCCGTCCTggtgccctccccacctcatcTCTGCCAGGCACatctctactcctccctctgaTCACAGCCTCAGTCTCTGATAGCGAGGGGTGGAAGAAGAGGGAAGCTGGGGATAAGAGGGGTCGTTCAATTAAGAGGTCAAGCAACCGCCGGCCTGCAGAGCGCAGAGAGGCCAaaggacttgtccaaggtcatgcaCTTACATGATCAGATTAATACTAATAGTTAACTCTGTGATTGAGGGCTTCCTAGGTGCCAGGCATTTCCACAAGCACTTCACAAGTGTTAACTCATCTAATCCTTACAGTTACCCCATGAGGATCGTTATCATTATCCCCAacttacagatgagcaaactgagccACAGAAGCCATTGGTTGCCTGAAGCCCCCACTGCTAGTGGTTTGCACAGTTAGGACTTGAACTCAAGGCTAATCTGGTGGTAATGGCTACTCTTGTCAGGCAGGGGATTTAGGGGACTCATCCCCTCACCTTcgtcctcctcccctctccctctcctcctccccacgtAGTTGAAATTCTGTCAGCCTCCAGGCTCATGATTGCAAACAGTCCAATCAGAAAGAGGCATGTACCAGGAGTCGCCCAATCAGGAGCAGGGAGTTTGGAAAGCAAGGACCAATCAGCGAGGGGGGCTCTCGGGACTGTCCAATGCAGAGTAGGTTTGGCTAGAGGGATTGCGGAGGGACCAATCAGAGAGGCCAGAGCAGAATACAGTATCCAATGGAGAGCCGGCCCAGTGGGGGCGTGGCTCCAGGTTTGGGGCCCCTCCTCCAAGGGGCCCCGAGCAAACTAGGGACCACCTCCTCTCTTTGCACCAACCTTCTTCACCTCGGCTTCGGCTTCGACAGATCCAGCCTAATTTTTGAATCCAGGCTCTAGGCTTTCCCTGGGGCGCTTCTCTCTGCTAACCTTCAAGGAAAGTAGGGCTTTGGAGAGGAAGAATCGGGATTTAGGGCGGAACTGAGAAAGGAGGATCTAAACTAGGCAAGAGGGGCCAGTGCCTAGACGGAAGGCTAGATGCTTTCGGGGTGGAGTTTAAGGTACAGGGAGAAGTGCTGGGGCGAAGGGAGTAGGAACTAGGCCTGAGGGGCATCCTGAGGTCAGAAAGGGCTGGGGTTCTGGCTTTGGACAGAGCCTTGGAGACgggggggtgtgggtgtgggtgtgggtgtggtgCCTAGGCTTGGGGCGGGGCCTAATTGTGGAAGTGTGAGAATGCTTGCTGCTCTCTATTAGTAAGCCTGCGGCGGGAATTAAGACCTTAGAAAACTTCCACCTGTTGCCCTTTTTCCAGGCCAACTCACATTTCCTGGCCATAGGGGGCATTCTCCAACTGCTGGGGggtttcccccttcccttctagtGACCCCAGGCTTCTGTGTCACTTCTGTGTGGCTTCTGCAGTGAGTCTGGAGGAGGCCTAGCTCTCAGGCCCTCTTCTGAAAGCCATTCAAGAACACGTGTTTACTGAGCCCGTACTGGGTGCTATTGGCCGTTCTGGACACTGGAGAAAATTGGTGCCCATGCCACTCCCCTCAGGAGGCTTATATGTCAGTGACCAGAGAATAagcaataaacaaacaataaagagacaagattattattttttaaaagattatttattcatgagagacaggcagagacacaggcagagggagaagcaggctccatgcagggaactcaacatgggactcgatcccaggtctctaggatcacaccctgggctgaaggtggcactaaaccgctgagccacctgggctgcccaagagacaAGATTATTAATAAGCATGATAAGTGCAATATAGGAAATAAGATGAGATGATGTgataaaaatggggggggggatgctTTTCGTTGCCTCTAGTCTCTAGAAGAGTCCTCGGCCCGGCATGtgttatgaaaaatttcaaacatgcaGCGAAGTTGAAATAACTTTACACAGTGAACACCCATATACCCACCACCTAGATTCTATCATCAACATTTTATTGTGCTTGCTTTATCACATCCCCATCCATCAACCCATCTTGGTTTTTATGGATTTTAGAGTCATTTGCAGACATCAGGACAATTGGTAGGGGGTGGAGGTGTAAACCTAGGAGGTTAAAGGAAAGCCTCTCTGGAAAGATTACCTTTGAATTAAGACttgaatgaaaaggaagaatCGCCAGGGAAGGGGAAATAATGCAAAGAAAGACCCCAGGGGCTGGACTGAACTGAGCTGGTGTGTGGGGGAATAGCAAGGTGTCAAGGTTGTAGCTGGGAAACAGGAGTGGAAGGGATGAGGTCaagaagtgggggaggagggcaatTGGGTGGGTCAGTagtcaagcatctgcctccagctcaggttggttgtgatcctgagtcctgggattgaattggcgtcaggctccccatggggagcctgcttctccc contains:
- the GMFG gene encoding glia maturation factor gamma isoform X6; protein product: MKVDKDRQMVVLEEEFQNISPEELKTELPERQPRFVVYSYKYVHEDGRVSYPLCFIFSSPVGCKPEQQMMYAGSKNRLVQTAELTKVFEIRTTEDLTEAWLQEKLSFFR
- the GMFG gene encoding glia maturation factor gamma isoform X2, giving the protein MVVLEEEFQNISPEELKTELPERQPRFVVYSYKYVHEDGRVSYPLCFIFSSPVGCKPEQQMMYAGSKNRLVQTAELTKVFEIRTTEDLTEAWLQEKLSFFR
- the GMFG gene encoding glia maturation factor gamma isoform X3, yielding MKRILRFKSDSLVVCEVDPELKEKLRKFRFRKETDNAAIIMKVDKDRQMVVLEEEFQNISPEELKTELPERQPRFVVYSYKYVHEDGRVSYPLCFIFSSPVGCKPEQQMMYAGSKNRLVQTAELTKVFEIRTTEDLTEAWLQEKLSFFR
- the GMFG gene encoding glia maturation factor gamma isoform X4, coding for MSDSLVVCEVDPELKEKLRKFRFRKETDNAAIIMKVDKDRQMVVLEEEFQNISPEELKTELPERQPRFVVYSYKYVHEDGRVSYPLCFIFSSPVGCKPEQQMMYAGSKNRLVQTAELTKVFEIRTTEDLTEAWLQEKLSFFR
- the GMFG gene encoding glia maturation factor gamma isoform X1 — encoded protein: MPRKRLAQWRPSTNGSCCFDYCSLFMPQTTLDLVTKRSGGPHAEVKVDKDRQMVVLEEEFQNISPEELKTELPERQPRFVVYSYKYVHEDGRVSYPLCFIFSSPVGCKPEQQMMYAGSKNRLVQTAELTKVFEIRTTEDLTEAWLQEKLSFFR